The Amblyraja radiata isolate CabotCenter1 chromosome 1, sAmbRad1.1.pri, whole genome shotgun sequence genome contains a region encoding:
- the LOC116978827 gene encoding uncharacterized protein LOC116978827: MMTCSSCHIPYRIETRPNSGGRGRLLTEEQERAVVNMVRARNDIRLREIRQNILDDEDLFRNVEAISLPTIARVLKRHQVSLKQLYRVPFERNADRVKQLRIEYVQRVMALDADDNHHKFVFVDEAGFNLAKTRRRGRNLIGQRATIQVPARRGANISMCAAISEDGVVGRRSLIGAYNAELLVAFLDELPLVCRAVGVIYVIVWDNVRFHHAHLVQAWFQAYPQFLTVYLPPYSPLLNPIEEFFSTWRWKVYDRHPHQQVTLLQAMDNACDDITADQCQAWIRHAQRYFPRCLANENIYADVDENLWPNPQDRVDGDDE; the protein is encoded by the exons atgatGACATGTTCTTCCTGTCATATTCCCTACAGAATTGAGACTAGACCCAATAGTGGAGGCAGAGGCAGACTCCTCACTGAGGAACAGGAACGGGCTGTGGTCAACATGGTCCGGGCCAGAAATGACATTCGGCTTAGAGAAATCAGACAGAACATCCTGGACGATGAAGATCTCTTCAGGAATGTGGAAGCCATAAGTTTGCCGACCATTGCACGTGTTCTGAAAAGGCACCAGGTGTCCCTCAAACAGTTGTACCGTGTGCcttttgaaagaaatgcagaCAGAGTGAAGCAACTGAGGATTGAGTATGTTCAG AGGGTGATGGCCCTGGATGCGGATGACAATCATCACAAATTTGTTTTTGTGGATGAGGCAGGCTTCAACCTGGCCAAGACAAGGAGGAGAGGGCGAAATTTAATTGGCCAGCGGGCAACCATACAAGTACCTGCACGACGTGGGGCCAACATCAGTATGTGTGCGGCGATATCAGAAGATGGTGTGGTAGGGCGTAGATCTCTGATTGGCGCATACAATGCAGAGCTCCTTGTTGCATTTCTTGATGAGCTACCTCTAGTCTGTAGAGCTGTTGGTGTAATTTATGTCATTGTGTGGGACAACGTCAGGTTCCACCACGCTCATCTGGTGCAGGCATGGTTTCAGGCCTATCCACAGTTCCTCACTGTGTACTTGCCCCCATACTCTCCTCTCCTTAACCCCATTGAGGAATTTTTCTCCACATGGAGGTGGAAAGTGTATGATCGGCATCCGCATCAacaagtgacccttcttcaggccatggACAATGCCTGCGATGACATTACAGCAGACCAGTGTCAGGCCTGGATTCGCCATGCGCAAAGGTACTTTCCAAGATGTTTGGCAAACGAAAACATCTATGCGGATGTGGATGAGAACCTGTGGCCCAATCCACAAGACAGGGTTGATGGGGATGACGAGTGA